A single genomic interval of Dromiciops gliroides isolate mDroGli1 chromosome 1, mDroGli1.pri, whole genome shotgun sequence harbors:
- the LOC122735196 gene encoding L-lactate dehydrogenase A chain-like: MATTLKDQLILNVLKEDQVPQNKITVVGVGAVGMACAISILMKDLADELALVDVIEDKLKGEMMDLQHGSLFLKTPKIVSGKDYSVTANSKLVVVTAGARQQEGESRLNLVQRNVNIFKFIIPNIVKYSPNCKLLIVSNPVDILTYVAWKLSDFPKNRVIGSGCNLDSARFRYLMGERLGVHSSSCHGWVLGEHGDSSVPVWSGVNVAGVSLKNLYPALGTDTDSENWKEVHKQVVESAYEVIKLKGYTSWAIGLSVADLAESIMKNLRRVHPISTMIKGLYGIHEDVFLSVPCVLGQNGISDVVKVTLNPDEESRLKKSADTLWGIQKELQF, encoded by the coding sequence ATGGCAACTACTCTCAAGGATCAGCTGATTCTGAATGTCCTAAAGGAAGACCAGGTTCCCCAAAACAAGATCACTGTTGTTGGGGTTGGTGCAGTTGGCATGGCATGTGCCATCAGTATCTTAATGAAGGATTTGGCTGATGAACTTGCCCTAGTTGATGTCATAGAAGACAAACTAAAGGGAGAGATGATGGATCTCCAACATGGCAGCCTTTTCCTCAAAACGCCAAAGATTGTTTCTGGCAAAGACTACAGTGTGACTGCAAACTCAAAGTTGGTTGTCGTTACTGCTGGGGCACGTCAACAGGAGGGAGAAAGTCGTCTTAATTTGGTCCAGCGTAATGTGAATATCTTTAAATTTATCATTCCCAATATTGTTAAATACAGCCCTAATTGCAAGCTGCTTATTGTTTCCAATCCAGTGGATATTTTGACATATGTGGCCtggaagctaagtgactttcctaaaaacCGTGTTATTGGAAGTGGTTGCAATCTGGATTCTGCCCGTTTCCGTTACCTAATGGGGGAGAGACTTGGTGTCCATTCTTCAAGTTGTCATGGATGGGTCCTTGGGGAACATGGAGACTCAAGTGTTCCTGTATGGAGTGGTGTGAATGTTGCTGGTGTGTCTCTGAAGAATCTTTATCCTGCTTTGGGAACTGATACTGATTCAGAGAATTGGAAGGAAGTTCATAAACAGGTGGTTGAAAGTGCTTATGAGGTGATCAAGCTGAAGGGCTATACTTCCTGGGCCATTGGATTGTCTGTGGCAGATCTGGCAGAAAGCATTATGAAGAATCTTAGGAGAGTGCATCCAATTTCCACCATGATTAAGGGCCTATACGGCATTCATGAAGACGTCTTCCTTAGTGTCCCCTGTGTCTTGGGGCAGAATGGCATTTCAGATGTGGTGAAGGTAACCCTGAACCCAGATGAGGAGTCCCGTTTAAAGAAGAGTGCAGATACTCTTTGGGGAATCCAGAAGGAGCTGCAATTCTAA